In Pontiella desulfatans, one DNA window encodes the following:
- a CDS encoding SHD1 domain-containing protein, which produces MKKTKKTKGVVKGAPSGFVISLMVHAAAFLLAGMLVVFTVHQKEDTKFVPPKPVDRPKMKLKKPKVKVKKSAKPKPTTRIVTKVKRASMPDIQLPEMSGMADGLVGGVGGFEILPDLSEVTMFGSGQSIGNDFVGTFYDMKRDRRGKPIPHDRDTFKQDVKQFIIKGWKPSAWARFYRSPRKLYATTFAVPPVQSALAPEAFGEHDTIGYTWIAHYKGQLVYPEDITFRFWGMGDDLLAVRVDGKEVLLAPWPSHEEPFTSIWQTSSADSRKFVLGNNLSVVGDWITLKAGVPLDMEVLVSEITGGVFCSLLCVEVEGEEYPRNPKLNGPTLPIFKTEEPSLDLAEIIWADLDPGDASVTNGPVFRDFIVKGGTGLKNEAPPPEPEPDPEEDPMRIWTSTDGKTMEAEFVTIIGDKAVLRTPKGKQIKYDLVKMSQDDRTYMSLAMPPNFSLDFSKKSTQLERPEESPYIANERPLQMFGYTFGVKMKQTGAGSYNHPLKVEYFAIGEEEDGDNWVLLERNSATFTPSKENKGNFEFYGEQVKLQIQAIRDSAPMRGTKYGGFIITVTDERGKIIQYKASHEFLYELKDKLKKLPVGKHFDKNGDRVCPPRPGPGDRPDWV; this is translated from the coding sequence ATGAAGAAAACCAAAAAGACAAAGGGCGTCGTCAAGGGCGCCCCCAGCGGATTCGTCATCAGCCTGATGGTGCATGCCGCCGCATTCCTGCTGGCCGGCATGCTGGTGGTGTTCACCGTGCACCAGAAGGAGGACACAAAGTTTGTTCCCCCCAAGCCGGTCGACCGACCGAAGATGAAGCTCAAGAAGCCCAAGGTGAAGGTGAAGAAGAGCGCCAAGCCGAAACCCACCACCCGCATCGTAACCAAGGTCAAGCGCGCCAGCATGCCGGACATCCAGCTGCCCGAGATGAGCGGCATGGCCGATGGCCTCGTCGGCGGTGTCGGCGGGTTCGAGATCTTGCCGGATTTGTCCGAGGTCACCATGTTTGGCTCGGGGCAGTCGATTGGCAACGACTTTGTCGGCACCTTCTACGACATGAAACGCGATCGCCGCGGGAAGCCCATCCCGCATGACCGCGATACCTTCAAGCAGGATGTGAAGCAGTTCATCATCAAGGGTTGGAAGCCGTCGGCCTGGGCGCGGTTCTACCGCTCCCCGCGGAAACTCTATGCCACCACCTTTGCGGTGCCGCCCGTCCAGTCGGCCCTCGCGCCCGAGGCCTTCGGCGAGCACGACACCATCGGCTACACCTGGATTGCGCACTACAAGGGGCAGCTCGTCTATCCCGAAGACATCACCTTCCGGTTCTGGGGCATGGGCGACGACCTCCTGGCCGTCCGGGTTGACGGGAAGGAAGTCCTGCTGGCGCCCTGGCCCAGCCACGAGGAACCCTTCACCTCCATCTGGCAAACCTCCTCGGCCGATTCCCGCAAATTCGTGCTCGGCAACAACCTTTCCGTGGTGGGCGACTGGATCACGCTCAAGGCCGGCGTCCCGCTGGATATGGAGGTGCTGGTTTCCGAAATCACCGGAGGGGTCTTCTGCTCCCTGCTGTGCGTCGAGGTGGAAGGGGAGGAGTATCCCCGCAATCCAAAGCTCAACGGCCCCACGCTCCCGATCTTCAAAACCGAGGAACCTTCGCTCGACCTCGCCGAAATCATCTGGGCCGACCTCGACCCCGGCGATGCATCCGTCACCAACGGCCCCGTCTTCCGCGACTTCATCGTCAAAGGCGGCACCGGCCTCAAAAACGAGGCCCCGCCGCCGGAACCGGAACCGGACCCCGAGGAAGACCCGATGCGCATCTGGACGAGCACCGATGGCAAGACCATGGAAGCCGAGTTCGTCACCATCATTGGCGACAAGGCCGTGCTCAGGACCCCCAAAGGCAAGCAGATCAAATACGACCTCGTTAAAATGTCGCAGGACGATCGCACCTACATGTCGCTCGCCATGCCACCCAACTTCTCGCTGGATTTTTCCAAGAAAAGCACCCAGCTCGAACGCCCAGAGGAAAGTCCGTATATCGCCAACGAGCGGCCCTTGCAGATGTTCGGCTATACCTTCGGGGTCAAGATGAAGCAAACCGGGGCCGGTTCCTACAACCATCCGCTCAAGGTCGAATATTTCGCCATTGGCGAAGAGGAGGATGGCGACAACTGGGTGCTGCTGGAGCGCAATTCGGCGACCTTCACGCCCAGCAAGGAAAACAAGGGCAACTTCGAGTTCTATGGCGAGCAGGTCAAACTCCAGATCCAGGCCATCCGCGACAGTGCCCCGATGCGCGGCACCAAATATGGCGGCTTCATCATCACGGTAACCGACGAGCGCGGAAAGATCATCCAATACAAGGCCTCGCATGAATTCCTTTACGAACTCAAGGACAAGCTCAAAAAGCTGCCCGTCGGCAAGCATTTCGACAAGAACGGCGACCGCGTTTGCCCGCCGCGCCCCGGGCCGGGCGATCGACCGGATTGGGTCTGA
- a CDS encoding SGNH/GDSL hydrolase family protein, translating into MKEKTILCFGDSNTWGADPAGGPRFDRATRWPCILQQELGEGYHVVEEGLCGRTTVWDDPVEGHKNGFKHLVPLVQSHEPLDLLIIMLGTNDLKNRFGVSALDVANSAWQLVKAARSCAYPPTGQAPEVLVVCPPPFAPLEPTPFKDMFVGGEEKSHQLSAAFTGVSGQRGFRLFHAADVIRSSAIDGIHFEASEHGKLGKALADEIRKIV; encoded by the coding sequence ATGAAGGAAAAAACAATCCTGTGCTTCGGCGACTCCAATACGTGGGGCGCCGATCCGGCCGGCGGGCCGCGCTTCGACCGCGCCACGCGCTGGCCGTGCATTCTACAGCAGGAGCTGGGAGAGGGATACCATGTGGTGGAGGAGGGGCTGTGTGGCCGAACCACGGTGTGGGACGATCCGGTCGAGGGGCACAAGAATGGTTTCAAGCATCTGGTGCCGCTGGTCCAGTCGCACGAGCCGCTCGACCTGCTGATCATCATGCTCGGCACCAACGATCTGAAAAACCGCTTCGGGGTCTCGGCCTTGGATGTGGCGAACAGCGCTTGGCAATTGGTGAAGGCGGCGCGTTCCTGCGCCTACCCGCCGACCGGGCAGGCGCCGGAGGTGCTGGTGGTCTGTCCGCCTCCGTTCGCCCCGTTGGAGCCCACTCCTTTCAAGGATATGTTTGTTGGCGGGGAGGAAAAATCGCATCAGCTGTCCGCTGCGTTCACCGGGGTTTCCGGGCAGCGCGGCTTCCGGCTGTTCCATGCCGCCGACGTGATCCGCAGCAGTGCCATCGACGGCATTCATTTCGAGGCATCCGAACATGGAAAACTGGGGAAGGCATTGGCCGACGAAATCAGGAAAATCGTATGA
- a CDS encoding glycosyl hydrolase family 95 catalytic domain-containing protein: protein MKHVLKLGLFGLCVAAASAAGRTLDVDWPDQMAGQDLQWNSVPEIWDEAPFIGNGVMGSMIFREDGSRLVIQIGRGDVQEHRMASGQHVAGNVLPDSSRLPVGYFTLDTVGEIKGCDLRLNLWDAEITGTVSTDRGELGILAFIHSGRNLLVVETKADSGEAGFAYSWHPEEAFCPRVKGKRKGGKEYRPEYDGNPDPVVTEGQGLNTCVQTLRGGGVTATAWAIATKGREKTLLASVGHTYPEANALELATANVGFGKKTPLDALLKGHRRWWHAFWPESFVSLPDARMESFLWVQHYKMACTTKGGNLLADNQGVWMQPVTGWPGLWWNLNVQLAYSHLLPANHPELSLGLVEHLHRYRDNLAKNVPEEMRADSAAINTVSGQDLLSPIGDPRTGGRGLSTGNLTWAMHNAYMQYRYTMDEALLRHKIFPLLKRAINYYFHFMIEGEDGRIHLPRTSSPEYGDAEDCNYDLALLRWGCGTLIDICGILKVEDPLLPKWRDVLERLTPYPVDETGFMIGKGVPYAKSHRHYSQLLMLYPLCMMDLDDPEQRALAMKSLKHWQSYPEALAGYSYTGSSSMFSLFGDGEMAERRMQDFFNDKLLPNTFYKEGSPVIETPPAGARSILDMLIQSWGDTIRVFPAIPEAWADVSFADLRTEGAFLVSAVLKNGKTAFISIESLAGAPCRVRTGIKGEIKVDGIDAKDVVQLGDGLVELALPKGATAILSDAAYKGDFNIEPVAKTRYADWRWGLSGEGKK from the coding sequence ATGAAACATGTTTTGAAACTTGGCCTGTTTGGCTTATGCGTTGCTGCGGCAAGCGCTGCTGGACGGACGCTGGATGTCGACTGGCCGGACCAGATGGCCGGCCAGGATTTGCAGTGGAACTCGGTGCCCGAAATCTGGGACGAGGCGCCGTTCATTGGCAATGGCGTGATGGGCAGCATGATCTTCCGGGAGGATGGAAGCCGCCTGGTGATCCAGATCGGTCGCGGCGATGTGCAGGAGCACCGCATGGCATCGGGCCAGCATGTTGCCGGTAATGTGCTGCCCGATTCATCGCGCCTGCCGGTGGGCTATTTCACGCTCGATACCGTCGGGGAAATCAAAGGGTGCGATCTGCGGTTGAACCTGTGGGATGCGGAGATTACGGGTACCGTTTCGACGGATCGCGGCGAACTTGGAATTTTGGCGTTCATCCATTCCGGGCGCAACCTGCTGGTGGTTGAAACCAAGGCCGATTCCGGGGAAGCCGGCTTTGCCTATTCATGGCATCCGGAAGAGGCGTTTTGTCCGCGCGTGAAGGGAAAGCGCAAGGGGGGGAAGGAATATCGCCCTGAATACGACGGCAACCCCGACCCGGTCGTCACGGAAGGCCAGGGGCTGAACACCTGCGTGCAGACGCTGCGTGGCGGCGGGGTGACGGCGACGGCCTGGGCCATTGCCACCAAGGGACGGGAAAAGACATTGCTGGCGAGTGTTGGCCACACCTACCCGGAAGCAAACGCGCTGGAGCTGGCGACCGCCAATGTTGGGTTCGGGAAGAAAACCCCGCTGGACGCGCTGCTCAAGGGCCATCGCCGCTGGTGGCATGCCTTCTGGCCGGAGAGCTTTGTCTCCCTGCCGGATGCGCGCATGGAGAGTTTCCTGTGGGTGCAGCACTATAAAATGGCGTGCACGACCAAGGGCGGAAATCTGCTGGCCGACAACCAAGGGGTTTGGATGCAACCGGTAACCGGTTGGCCGGGACTGTGGTGGAACCTCAATGTGCAACTGGCCTATTCGCACCTGCTGCCGGCCAACCATCCGGAGCTGTCGCTTGGCCTGGTGGAGCACTTGCACAGATACCGCGATAACCTCGCCAAAAACGTGCCGGAAGAAATGCGGGCCGATTCCGCGGCCATCAATACGGTGTCGGGGCAGGATCTGCTCAGTCCCATCGGCGATCCGCGAACCGGCGGCCGGGGTTTGTCGACCGGCAACCTGACCTGGGCGATGCACAATGCCTACATGCAATACCGCTACACGATGGATGAAGCGCTGCTCCGCCACAAAATCTTCCCGTTGCTGAAGCGCGCCATCAACTACTATTTCCATTTCATGATCGAAGGCGAAGACGGGCGAATCCACCTGCCCCGGACGAGCTCTCCCGAATATGGCGATGCCGAGGACTGCAACTATGACCTGGCGCTGCTGCGCTGGGGTTGTGGAACGTTGATCGATATTTGCGGCATCCTCAAGGTGGAGGATCCGCTCCTTCCGAAATGGAGGGATGTCCTGGAGCGGCTCACGCCGTATCCGGTGGATGAAACCGGCTTCATGATCGGCAAGGGGGTGCCCTATGCAAAATCGCACCGCCACTATTCGCAGCTGCTGATGCTCTACCCGCTCTGCATGATGGACCTCGATGATCCGGAGCAGCGCGCGCTGGCCATGAAATCGCTGAAGCACTGGCAGAGCTATCCCGAAGCGTTGGCCGGCTATTCCTACACGGGCTCCTCCTCCATGTTCTCGCTCTTCGGCGACGGCGAAATGGCGGAGCGGCGCATGCAGGATTTCTTCAATGATAAACTGTTGCCGAACACCTTCTACAAGGAGGGATCGCCCGTCATCGAAACCCCGCCGGCCGGGGCAAGGTCTATTCTGGATATGCTGATCCAAAGCTGGGGCGACACGATCCGGGTGTTCCCGGCCATCCCCGAAGCATGGGCGGATGTTTCCTTCGCCGACCTGCGCACCGAAGGCGCTTTTCTCGTGAGTGCCGTCCTTAAAAACGGAAAGACGGCGTTTATATCCATTGAGAGCCTCGCCGGTGCGCCCTGTCGCGTGCGGACGGGGATCAAGGGCGAA